The following are encoded together in the Thalassomonas haliotis genome:
- a CDS encoding M35 family metallo-endopeptidase: MKYLATLAISGLSLLALQVNAAQLDAQVDIQSSAGGNVSATLTITNNGQGTEKILSWYTDLEEEKIFHILRDGVEVEFMGPHYKRHAPTEKDFIKLKSGQSLSRSFELTSLYDMSEAGNYEISYDVSSLHLFSGDQLTTQNSGINKVKHADIERLSSNASYLWLDGVQSKGLAKVSKKPGGGTECIDGTCFSGRCSNSEKNSIFSALDAADQMANNAVAYLNSHSANNTSARYETWFGDATSSRYNTASGNFDAINDAIDNESITFDCSCNQSYFAYVYPNQPYKVYLCRAFWNANETGTDSRAGTIIHELSHFNVVAGTDDVVYGQSGAKSLAISNPNQALNNADSHEYFAENTPYQN, translated from the coding sequence ATGAAATATCTTGCAACCCTCGCAATCTCGGGCCTTTCACTACTTGCTTTGCAGGTAAATGCGGCCCAGCTCGATGCACAAGTGGATATTCAAAGCAGCGCCGGCGGCAATGTCAGCGCCACATTAACCATCACCAATAATGGCCAGGGCACAGAAAAAATCCTCAGCTGGTACACGGATTTAGAAGAAGAAAAAATCTTCCACATATTAAGGGACGGGGTAGAAGTTGAATTTATGGGACCCCACTATAAACGTCATGCCCCCACCGAAAAAGACTTTATCAAGTTAAAGTCCGGCCAGTCCCTTAGCCGCAGCTTTGAGCTGACTTCCCTGTATGACATGAGCGAAGCGGGTAACTATGAAATCAGCTATGATGTCAGCTCACTGCACCTGTTTAGCGGCGATCAGCTGACAACCCAGAATAGCGGTATCAACAAGGTGAAACATGCCGATATTGAGCGCCTGTCTTCCAATGCCTCATACCTGTGGTTGGACGGCGTACAGTCAAAAGGATTGGCTAAGGTCAGTAAAAAACCCGGCGGCGGCACCGAATGTATCGACGGCACCTGTTTTAGCGGCCGCTGCAGCAACAGTGAAAAAAACAGCATTTTCAGCGCGCTCGACGCTGCCGATCAAATGGCCAATAACGCCGTTGCCTACTTAAACTCCCACTCAGCCAACAATACCTCGGCCCGTTATGAAACCTGGTTTGGCGATGCCACCAGCAGTCGTTACAATACGGCATCAGGTAACTTTGATGCCATTAATGACGCCATAGACAATGAGTCCATCACCTTTGATTGCAGCTGTAACCAGTCTTACTTTGCTTATGTCTATCCCAACCAGCCCTATAAAGTGTACCTGTGCCGGGCATTCTGGAATGCCAATGAAACCGGCACAGACTCGCGCGCGGGCACCATTATCCATGAACTGAGTCATTTTAATGTCGTCGCCGGTACCGATGATGTCGTTTACGGTCAGTCCGGTGCGAAAAGCCTGGCAATTTCCAACCCGAACCAGGCACTGAACAATGCCGACAGCCATGAATATTTTGCGGAAAATACCCCGTACCAGAATTAA
- a CDS encoding NADPH-dependent FMN reductase, which translates to MKLLIVSGSQRTASQSAKVADYLSRVAKQFSERQHIELCRYHLPFWDGEQESKTDESSSWPLLSARVKAADALILITPEWGGMATPILKNFLLMCDMQEIAHKPVLLVSVVNGISGAYPIAELRMNALKNNKLVAVPDHLIIRNVEEMLNDSNVQQSRINPAATSAGAGQTARRDSALKERINYSLHMLHQYSQALAGIRHQHLHNPYPKQQEYNYGM; encoded by the coding sequence ATGAAGTTACTTATCGTCAGCGGCAGCCAGAGAACAGCCTCCCAGAGTGCAAAAGTAGCCGACTACCTGAGCCGGGTAGCCAAGCAGTTCAGCGAAAGACAACATATTGAATTGTGCCGCTACCATTTACCTTTCTGGGATGGCGAACAGGAAAGTAAAACCGATGAAAGCAGCAGCTGGCCGCTGCTCAGTGCCAGGGTAAAAGCAGCCGATGCGCTGATCCTGATCACCCCGGAATGGGGAGGCATGGCGACGCCAATATTAAAAAACTTCTTATTAATGTGTGATATGCAGGAAATCGCCCATAAACCTGTGCTGCTGGTTTCTGTGGTCAACGGCATCAGCGGCGCATACCCGATAGCCGAATTAAGAATGAATGCCTTAAAAAATAATAAACTGGTGGCGGTGCCCGATCACTTGATCATTCGTAATGTCGAAGAAATGCTTAATGACAGTAACGTGCAGCAAAGCAGAATTAACCCGGCAGCCACATCCGCCGGAGCTGGACAAACAGCAAGACGGGACTCAGCCCTTAAAGAGAGGATCAACTACAGCTTGCATATGTTACATCAGTACAGCCAGGCATTAGCCGGCATACGGCACCAGCACCTGCACAACCCCTATCCCAAACAGCAGGAATACAACTATGGTATGTAA
- a CDS encoding VOC family protein, which yields MLHLEHINLVVTDIPKALSFYQAAFPHWHVRGGGEGSWHGKARNWLHFGDDYQYICFNDDGTGENRDLTGHQVGLAHFAFVSQNLDAMIRRLEEAGFEIDHPGAEDAYRKNVYFKDPDGFEVEFVEYLSDQPGERNRY from the coding sequence ATGTTACACCTTGAACATATCAATTTAGTGGTTACAGACATCCCCAAAGCCCTGAGTTTTTATCAGGCCGCTTTTCCCCACTGGCACGTTCGCGGCGGCGGTGAAGGCAGCTGGCACGGCAAAGCCAGAAACTGGCTGCACTTTGGCGATGATTATCAATATATCTGTTTCAATGACGACGGCACAGGCGAAAACCGCGACCTCACCGGACACCAGGTTGGCCTGGCGCATTTTGCTTTTGTCAGCCAAAACCTCGATGCCATGATCCGGCGTTTAGAGGAGGCCGGGTTTGAAATAGACCACCCCGGCGCTGAAGATGCCTACCGGAAAAATGTCTACTTCAAAGACCCCGACGGCTTTGAAGTCGAGTTTGTCGAATATCTCAGCGACCAGCCCGGAGAAAGAAACCGTTATTAA
- a CDS encoding tRNA-queuosine alpha-mannosyltransferase domain-containing protein, which produces MRILLLSAYDAVSHQYWRKGLVAQFPEYEWTVLTLPGRFFSWRVRGNSLSWAFNERECLEQGYDLLIATSMTDLSALKGLVPSLAGVPSIVYFHENQFAYPLSGKEFSSVEPRVLSLYSALAADFVVFNTRYNKETFFNGAGALLKKLPDQVPPGLMALLAEKTRVLPVPVQDTALIKGKSRRGPLQVIWNHRWEYDKGPELLYRVMLALKQRKVRVLFHLVGQQFRYIPEVFEQLKNDCGDLIATWGYVDSRQAYNRLLQNSDVVLSTALHDFQGIAILEGVAAGCVPVVPDRLAYPELFARQFCYPDRGNEVDNLARRLTELARLKAHQDLPPAPSVEQFFWSGQKNAYRQLITSAGGSR; this is translated from the coding sequence ATGCGCATCCTGTTATTGTCAGCCTATGATGCGGTAAGTCATCAATATTGGCGTAAAGGCCTGGTTGCTCAGTTTCCCGAATATGAGTGGACGGTTCTGACCCTGCCGGGGCGTTTTTTTTCCTGGCGGGTAAGGGGCAATAGCCTGAGCTGGGCTTTCAATGAACGTGAATGCCTTGAGCAGGGCTATGATTTATTGATTGCTACTTCAATGACGGATTTATCCGCCCTTAAAGGCCTGGTGCCTTCCCTTGCCGGGGTGCCGTCAATTGTTTATTTTCATGAAAACCAGTTCGCCTACCCCCTTTCCGGTAAAGAGTTTTCTTCGGTGGAACCCCGGGTATTAAGCCTGTACAGCGCATTAGCCGCGGACTTTGTTGTTTTTAATACCCGGTACAATAAAGAGACCTTTTTTAACGGCGCCGGCGCCTTATTGAAAAAGCTGCCGGACCAGGTGCCGCCGGGATTAATGGCGTTGCTGGCGGAAAAAACCAGGGTGTTGCCTGTGCCTGTTCAGGATACGGCGTTAATAAAAGGAAAATCCCGGCGCGGTCCTTTGCAAGTTATTTGGAATCATCGCTGGGAGTACGATAAGGGACCCGAGTTGTTATATCGGGTGATGCTGGCCCTTAAGCAGCGCAAAGTCCGGGTGTTGTTTCACCTGGTGGGGCAGCAGTTCAGGTATATTCCTGAGGTTTTTGAGCAGCTGAAAAATGACTGTGGTGATCTGATTGCCACCTGGGGTTATGTTGACAGTCGCCAGGCCTATAATCGCTTATTGCAAAACTCGGATGTGGTCCTGTCTACGGCGTTGCATGATTTTCAGGGGATTGCCATCCTTGAAGGCGTCGCCGCCGGTTGTGTCCCTGTAGTACCGGATCGCCTGGCTTATCCCGAGTTATTTGCCAGACAATTTTGTTACCCTGACCGGGGCAATGAAGTGGATAACCTGGCCCGGCGGCTGACCGAGCTGGCCCGCCTCAAAGCACATCAGGACTTGCCGCCGGCACCATCGGTTGAGCAATTCTTCTGGTCCGGGCAAAAAAATGCTTATCGTCAGTTGATAACCTCGGCCGGGGGAAGCCGTTAA